From one Gracilibacillus salinarum genomic stretch:
- a CDS encoding MOSC domain-containing protein, producing the protein MLIGHIKEIVRHPVKSLRGEAVQQSKIMDYGLYGDRSHAYLDQTKETDFLTIAQFQEMVRYQARFVGEESLDKYPNVEVITPEGEVFDWQDQGLIEEMEDKSQRKISTRQYTPSHVPIGPIAVEHVLLATDASLDKLEELWGKDRVDLRRFRPNLFISLLDKKPFIEEEWIGRRIKIGQEVEMEFVGHCKRCMIITVDPEDAERDPSLHKTVIKERKNNFGVYASVIKTGDIHLDDEVHLVE; encoded by the coding sequence ATGTTAATCGGTCACATCAAAGAAATTGTCCGCCATCCTGTAAAATCGCTTCGAGGTGAAGCGGTACAACAATCTAAAATAATGGATTATGGTCTGTATGGAGACCGCAGCCACGCTTATTTGGATCAAACAAAAGAAACGGATTTTTTAACGATAGCACAATTTCAGGAAATGGTTCGGTATCAGGCGAGATTTGTTGGAGAAGAATCTTTGGACAAGTACCCAAATGTTGAGGTGATTACACCAGAAGGAGAGGTTTTTGATTGGCAAGATCAAGGCTTAATCGAAGAAATGGAAGACAAATCCCAACGAAAAATTTCTACTAGACAATACACGCCGTCACATGTTCCGATTGGCCCCATTGCGGTAGAACATGTTCTCCTCGCAACAGATGCTTCTTTGGATAAGTTGGAAGAATTATGGGGGAAGGACCGAGTAGATTTGAGACGTTTTCGACCAAATTTATTTATTTCATTACTTGATAAGAAACCATTTATTGAAGAAGAATGGATTGGTCGTCGCATTAAGATCGGACAGGAAGTAGAAATGGAATTTGTCGGACATTGTAAAAGGTGTATGATCATAACGGTTGATCCAGAAGATGCCGAACGAGACCCGAGCTTACATAAAACCGTTATAAAAGAAAGGAAAAATAATTTTGGAGTTTATGCATCTGTGATCAAAACAGGTGATATTCATCTCGATGATGAAGTTCATTTAGTGGAGTAG
- a CDS encoding FadR/GntR family transcriptional regulator: protein MQKRLSDSVADDLMSMITIEKRFVPGDKLPNENELSEELNISRTTLREAIRILVTNGILEIRRGKGTYIIDDLDIKSLESLSFLTDAKINAKDLYEMRLIFEPEAAYYATTRASDAELKRILDYGKQIEEKIKRYEDRTDVEQKFHKSIVKATHNEFMEKLMPVIYQAIDKGVILSKKKELAIKDTINDHNMIMEFMLNRNPEGARSAMRIHILHAMRELGIE, encoded by the coding sequence ATGCAAAAAAGGCTATCAGACAGTGTAGCGGATGATTTAATGTCGATGATTACAATAGAGAAACGCTTTGTTCCGGGCGATAAGCTTCCAAACGAAAATGAGTTATCAGAGGAGCTGAATATTAGCAGGACAACCCTTCGTGAGGCGATTCGAATATTGGTGACGAACGGTATTTTAGAAATTAGACGTGGAAAAGGTACATATATTATAGATGATCTTGATATAAAAAGTTTAGAATCCTTAAGCTTTCTTACTGATGCCAAAATTAATGCGAAAGATTTATACGAAATGCGTCTAATCTTTGAACCAGAAGCGGCTTATTACGCAACAACGAGAGCAAGTGACGCCGAATTGAAACGTATATTGGACTATGGTAAGCAAATCGAAGAGAAAATAAAGCGTTATGAGGATCGTACCGATGTTGAACAAAAATTCCATAAATCTATCGTGAAAGCGACGCATAATGAATTCATGGAAAAGCTGATGCCAGTTATTTATCAAGCGATCGATAAGGGAGTCATCCTCTCCAAGAAAAAAGAATTAGCGATCAAAGACACGATCAACGATCATAATATGATTATGGAATTCATGCTGAATCGCAATCCCGAAGGTGCGAGAAGTGCAATGAGGATTCATATTTTGCATGCAATGAGAGAGTTAGGGATTGAATGA
- the ilvD gene encoding dihydroxy-acid dehydratase, producing MRRSDTIKIGVDRAPHRSLLYATGKVKAKDLGKPFIGICNSYIDIIPGHVHLREFAEVVKEAIIEAGGIPFEFNTIGVDDGIAMGHIGMRYSLPSRELIADSAETVINAHWFDGVFYIPNCDKITPGMLMAAARTNVPSVFVSGGPMEAGTSSSGKQLSLTSVFEGVGAYKSGKMTEEEFNDIENNACPTCGSCSGMFTANSMNCLMEMLGVALPGNGSIVATSDKRKELIREAAKHLIRMVDDDVKPRDIITKEAIDDAFALDMAMGGSTNTVLHTLAIANEAGIDYNLADVNKIAARVPYLAKIMPASDLSMDDINKAGGVSSIINELTKIPDAIHPDRLTITGKTMGELVSGYQITNEQVIRTKDNPYSPVGGLSILYGNIAPEGAVIKVGAVDPAIKEFEGEAIVFDSQEEAQEAIDNGAVKEGHVVVIRYEGPKGGPGMPEMLAPTSAIMGRGLGSTVALLTDGRFSGASRGISIGHISPEAAEGGPIALIENGDKIIIDLPNRTLNVNVSDDVLEERRKSLKPFEPKIKNGWLGRYSKLVTNASNGGVMSI from the coding sequence ATGAGAAGAAGTGACACGATTAAAATTGGGGTAGATCGTGCTCCTCATCGTAGCTTGTTGTATGCTACAGGAAAAGTAAAAGCAAAGGATTTGGGAAAACCATTTATCGGCATTTGCAACTCCTATATTGATATCATTCCTGGTCATGTCCATTTACGCGAATTTGCTGAAGTAGTAAAAGAAGCTATCATTGAAGCTGGCGGTATTCCTTTTGAATTTAATACGATTGGTGTCGACGATGGTATTGCAATGGGGCATATCGGCATGCGCTACTCATTACCGAGCCGTGAGCTGATTGCTGACAGTGCAGAAACGGTTATAAATGCACACTGGTTTGATGGTGTATTTTATATTCCTAACTGCGACAAAATTACACCTGGTATGCTAATGGCTGCCGCTCGTACCAATGTACCTTCCGTATTTGTGTCTGGTGGTCCAATGGAAGCTGGTACTAGTTCAAGTGGAAAGCAGCTTTCACTGACTTCTGTTTTTGAAGGGGTAGGTGCCTACAAATCTGGAAAGATGACCGAAGAAGAATTTAATGATATCGAGAATAACGCTTGTCCAACCTGTGGATCATGTTCGGGAATGTTCACCGCAAATTCGATGAACTGTTTAATGGAAATGTTAGGTGTAGCCCTCCCTGGAAATGGATCGATTGTGGCGACAAGTGATAAACGTAAAGAATTGATTCGTGAAGCGGCTAAACATCTTATTCGTATGGTTGATGATGATGTGAAACCACGCGATATCATTACAAAAGAAGCAATCGATGATGCATTCGCACTCGATATGGCCATGGGTGGATCTACCAATACAGTGCTGCACACACTCGCGATTGCCAATGAAGCAGGTATCGATTATAACCTTGCCGATGTTAATAAAATTGCAGCCCGCGTTCCATACCTTGCGAAGATTATGCCTGCATCCGATCTCTCCATGGATGACATTAATAAGGCAGGTGGCGTGAGCTCCATCATTAACGAATTAACAAAAATACCTGACGCAATCCATCCAGATCGATTAACAATAACGGGTAAGACGATGGGAGAATTAGTTAGTGGCTATCAAATTACGAATGAACAGGTGATTCGTACAAAAGATAATCCATACAGTCCGGTCGGTGGTTTATCGATTTTATACGGTAACATTGCCCCTGAAGGTGCGGTTATTAAAGTAGGAGCTGTGGATCCGGCGATTAAAGAATTTGAAGGTGAAGCCATTGTCTTTGATTCTCAGGAGGAAGCACAAGAAGCGATTGATAATGGTGCGGTCAAAGAAGGACATGTTGTCGTAATTCGGTATGAAGGCCCTAAAGGTGGACCTGGAATGCCGGAGATGTTAGCTCCAACATCAGCTATTATGGGCCGTGGTTTAGGCAGTACGGTGGCGTTACTGACAGATGGTCGTTTTTCAGGTGCATCCCGCGGTATTTCAATCGGACATATTTCTCCTGAAGCAGCAGAGGGAGGACCTATTGCATTGATCGAAAATGGAGATAAAATTATCATCGACTTACCAAATCGAACCCTTAATGTTAACGTATCGGACGACGTGTTAGAAGAGCGCAGAAAATCTTTGAAACCTTTTGAGCCAAAGATTAAAAATGGCTGGTTAGGCAGATATTCAAAACTTGTAACAAACGCTTCAAACGGCGGTGTGATGAGTATATAA
- a CDS encoding MazG-like family protein encodes MNIDDFQQWVKNYYEERGWSELDIFIRIGFLAEETGEVARAIRALEIGRDRPDEVAGSLDEQKQELTEELGDVLGNLIVIANKYDISLESILQSHRKKLNSRYTDSN; translated from the coding sequence ATGAATATTGATGATTTTCAACAATGGGTTAAAAACTATTACGAAGAGCGCGGCTGGTCAGAGTTAGATATTTTTATCCGAATAGGATTTTTAGCGGAGGAAACGGGAGAAGTGGCACGGGCGATAAGAGCACTTGAAATTGGCAGAGACAGACCAGATGAAGTGGCCGGTTCATTAGATGAACAGAAACAAGAGCTTACAGAGGAATTGGGTGATGTACTCGGGAATCTTATTGTAATAGCGAACAAATACGATATTTCCCTGGAAAGTATTCTTCAGTCCCACCGTAAAAAACTAAATAGTCGTTATACTGACTCAAATTAA
- a CDS encoding HAD family hydrolase — translation MKKCLMMDLDDTLCDYQQAKHNAKRKIEQYVSAREINAERFWDRYEKIEPELFNQFTRKKITIAEYRFRRFAEALDSPTAEFVTTLNKIYMDEANQNIELFPDAKLFLEKLSESDFELALLTNGPADGQRKKIASLGLEKYIKHFYISSETGFSKPDKKAFCHVLDALHVVESQAWMIGDSIKYDMEGAKASGMRGILVDRYHRYTGRDWVKVGSLTELLGTKRHFIE, via the coding sequence ATGAAGAAATGTTTAATGATGGATTTGGACGATACTTTATGTGATTACCAGCAGGCTAAGCACAATGCTAAGAGAAAAATAGAGCAATATGTAAGTGCCAGAGAGATAAATGCCGAACGTTTTTGGGATCGATACGAGAAGATAGAACCTGAATTATTCAATCAATTCACGAGAAAAAAGATAACTATTGCAGAATATAGATTCAGAAGGTTTGCTGAAGCACTAGATTCGCCTACAGCGGAATTTGTCACTACTTTAAATAAGATTTATATGGATGAAGCCAATCAAAATATAGAGCTTTTCCCTGATGCGAAGCTTTTTCTCGAGAAATTGTCAGAGTCAGATTTTGAGTTGGCATTACTTACCAATGGTCCTGCTGACGGCCAGCGTAAAAAGATCGCCTCACTGGGGCTTGAAAAATATATAAAGCATTTTTATATCAGCTCTGAAACAGGATTTTCTAAGCCCGATAAGAAAGCGTTCTGCCACGTATTAGATGCATTACATGTGGTGGAATCTCAAGCATGGATGATTGGAGACTCTATTAAATACGATATGGAAGGTGCGAAAGCGTCCGGAATGAGAGGAATTTTAGTTGACCGGTATCATCGCTATACAGGTCGTGATTGGGTGAAAGTCGGCTCATTGACTGAATTGCTAGGAACTAAGCGGCATTTTATAGAGTAA
- a CDS encoding GNAT family N-acetyltransferase, which yields MIRKLNANDHDSVMALIGHKPAENLFIIGDIEAYGYDADIQELWGQFENEKLIAILLRYEQNYIPFSEQAYDVQGFAEIINNAGGRLEISGLKYIIEPLKPLIKREVKKLHETYYAKCSAISYEVEQERLLQVSYLQASEYKDNVDMLRSIPEFEGGYFSVEARKREAEDKTGRTYIVRNEQGTMVASASSTAENSQSAMIVGVGTRPAYERQGYATLCMEKLCSELLAEGKSLCLFYDNPAAGNIYKRMGFEDIGFWTMIRYE from the coding sequence ATGATTCGAAAGCTAAACGCTAATGATCATGATTCAGTCATGGCGCTTATTGGACATAAGCCTGCGGAAAATTTGTTCATTATTGGCGATATTGAGGCTTATGGGTATGACGCAGATATCCAAGAGCTTTGGGGACAATTCGAAAACGAAAAACTGATAGCGATTTTGTTACGCTACGAACAGAATTATATACCGTTTAGCGAGCAAGCGTATGATGTTCAAGGTTTTGCAGAAATTATCAATAATGCTGGTGGCCGATTAGAAATAAGTGGATTAAAGTACATAATAGAACCGTTAAAACCATTGATAAAAAGAGAGGTTAAGAAACTTCATGAGACCTATTATGCTAAATGTAGTGCCATAAGTTATGAAGTCGAGCAGGAACGTTTGCTTCAGGTCAGTTATTTACAGGCCTCCGAATATAAAGACAACGTTGATATGTTACGTTCAATTCCTGAATTTGAAGGTGGCTACTTTAGTGTGGAAGCGAGGAAGCGTGAAGCGGAAGATAAAACAGGAAGAACGTATATCGTACGAAACGAGCAAGGTACAATGGTTGCCTCTGCATCTTCTACAGCAGAGAATTCGCAATCTGCGATGATTGTTGGTGTGGGAACAAGACCAGCATATGAACGGCAGGGATATGCAACATTATGTATGGAAAAGCTGTGCAGCGAACTGTTAGCAGAAGGCAAATCACTTTGTCTGTTTTACGACAATCCGGCAGCGGGAAATATTTATAAGCGGATGGGATTTGAGGATATTGGGTTTTGGACGATGATTCGATATGAGTAA
- a CDS encoding PadR family transcriptional regulator yields the protein MSVRSQLLKGILEGCILAIISKESVYGYELAMKLQGQGIDVSEGSIYPILLRLQKDKLIQGEMRKSPSGPNRKYYTLTAKGYESLASFKKNWNSLKVPVDQLLTEEEEVE from the coding sequence ATGTCTGTAAGGAGTCAATTATTAAAAGGAATATTAGAGGGGTGTATTTTAGCTATTATCTCCAAAGAATCTGTATATGGTTATGAATTAGCAATGAAATTACAAGGGCAGGGGATAGACGTAAGTGAAGGTTCTATTTATCCAATTTTATTACGGTTGCAAAAAGATAAGTTAATTCAAGGGGAAATGAGGAAATCCCCCAGTGGTCCTAATCGCAAATACTATACCCTGACTGCCAAAGGATACGAATCATTAGCAAGCTTTAAAAAGAATTGGAACAGTCTTAAGGTGCCGGTAGATCAATTATTAACAGAAGAGGAGGAAGTAGAATGA